The proteins below come from a single Eptesicus fuscus isolate TK198812 chromosome 5, DD_ASM_mEF_20220401, whole genome shotgun sequence genomic window:
- the DUOX2 gene encoding dual oxidase 2 isoform X2, giving the protein MLHARPETLMLLGALLTGSLHLAGGEDALSLPWEVQRYDGWFNNLRHHQRGAAGCRLRRLVPANYADGVYQALGEPQLPNPRRLSDAATRGRAGLASRRNRTVLGVFFGYHVLSDLVSIERPGCPAEFLNIRVPPGDPVFDPDQRGDVVLPFQRSRWDPKTGQSPSNPRDLTNEVTGWLDGSAIYGSSHSWSDALRSFSGGQLASGTDPAFPRDAQEPLLMWSAPDPATGQRGPRGLYAFGAERGNREPFLQALGLLWFRYHNLCAQRLAREHPRWGDEELFQHARKRVIATYQNIALYEWLPSFLQTTPPEYTGYRPFLDPSISPEFLAASEQFLSTMVPPGVYMRNASCHFQKITNKGFGISPALRVCNSYWTRENPNLNSAQAVNQLLLGMASQISEMEDRIVVEDLRDYWPGSGKFSRTDYVASSIQRGRDMGLPSYSQALLALGLENPKNWSYLNPNVDAQVLEATAALYNHDLSLLELLPGGLLESQGDPGPLFSAIVLDQFVRLRDGDRYWFENTRNGLFSREEIAEIRNTTLRDVLVAVTNVDPSALQPNVFIWHEGAPCPQPWQLTTDDLPPCVPMIVFDYFKGSGPGFGITIVALCCLPLVSLLISGLVAHFRSRELKRLQKKGKESMKREAAKDGVPAMEWPGPREKSYPITIQLLPDRCLQVLDRRLSVLRTIQLRPLQQVNLILSSNRGRRTLLLKIPKEYDLVLLFNSEEERGTFVQHLQGFCVHWALGLHVAEMGENELFRKAVTKQQRGRILEVFFRHLFAQVLDIDQADAGALPLDSSQKVREALTCELSRAEFAESLGLKPQDMFVESMFSLADKDGNGYLSFREFLDILVVFMKGSPEDKSRLMFTMYDLDANGFLSKEEFFTMMRSFIEISNNCLSKAQLAEVVESMFRESGFQDKEELTWEDFHFMLRDHDSELRRTQLCVRGEGGSVGDIFKPRISCRVSFITRTPGERSCSQGVGLPASEAPELGGPGLKKRFGKKAAVASPPLYTEALQEKRQRGLLAQKLQQYKRFVENYRRHIVCIAVFSAICAGLFAERAYYYAFDSPPSGIAQTTFVGIILSRGTAASISFMFSYILLTMCRNLITFLRETFLNRYVPFDAAVDFHRWIAMAAVVLAVLHSAGHVVNVYIFSVSPLSLLACIFPSVFVNDGSQFPQKFYWWFFQTVPGMTGVLLLLVLAIMYVFASHHFRRRSFRGFWLTHHLYILLYILIIIHGSFGLIQLPRFHIYFLVPALIYGGDKLVSLSRKKVEISVVKAELLPSGVTHLQFQRPQGFEYKSGQWVRIACLALGTTEYHPFTLTSAPHEDTLSLHIRVAGPWTTRLREIYSPPINGSARYPKLYLDGPFGEGHQEWHKFEVSVLVGGGIGVTPFASILKDLVFKSSLGSQMLCKKIYFIWVTRTQRQFEWLADIIREVEENDHQDLVSVHIYITQLAEKFDLRTTMLYICERHFQKVLNRSLFTGLRSVTHFGRPPFEPFFNSLQEVHPKVRKIGVFSCGPPGMTKNVEKACQLINRQDQAHFMHHYENF; this is encoded by the exons aTGCTCCACGCAAGACCAGAGACACTGATGCTCCTGGGAGCTCTACTGACTGGATCCCTGCATCTGGCGG GCGGCGAGGACGCACTCTCACTGCCCTGGGAAGTGCAGCGCTATGACGGCTGGTTCAACAACCTGAGGCACCACCAGCGAGGCGCGGCAG GCTGCCGATTGCGACGCCTCGTACCAGCCAATTACGCGGACGGTGTGTATCAAGCTCTGGGAGAGCCGCAGCTGCCCAACCCGCGCCGACTCAGCGACGCCGCCACGCGGGGCAGAGCCGGGCTGGCATCCCGCCGCAACCGCACCGTGCTGGGGGTCTTCTTTG GCTACCACGTGCTCTCGGACCTGGTGAGCATAGAGAGACCTGGCTGCCCCGCCGAGTTCCTCAACATCCGGGTCCCGCCCGGAGACCCCGTGTTCGACCCCGACCAGCGCGGGGACGTGGTGCTGCCCTTCCAGAGGAGCCGCTGGGACCCCAAGACCGGACAGAGCCCCAGCAACCCCCGGGACCTG ACCAACGAGGTGACGGGCTGGCTGGACGGCAGCGCCATCTATGGCTCCTCGCACTCCTGGAGCGACGCGCTGCGGAGCTTCTCTGGGGGACAGCTGGCGTCGGGGACCGACCCCGCCTTCCCCCGGGACGCGCAGGAGCCCCTGCTCATGTGGAGCGCGCCCGACCCCGCCACGGGACAGCGCGGGCCGCGGGGCCTGTACG CCTTCGGGGCAGAGCGAGGGAACCGCGAGCCCTTCCTGCAGGCGCTGGGCCTGCTCTGGTTCCGCTACCACAACCTGTGCGCACAGAGGCTGGCCCGCGAGCACCCGCGCTGGGGGGACGAGGAGCTGTTCCAGCACGCGCGCAAGAGGGTCATTGCCACCTACCAG AACATTGCTCTGTATGAGTGGCtgcccagcttcctgcagactaCACCCCCAGAATATACAG GGTACCGCCCTTTCCTGGACCCCAGCATCTCTCCAGAGTTCCTGGCAGCCTCTGAACAGTTCCTGTCCACCATGGTGCCCCCTGGCGTCTACATGAG AAATGCCAGCTGTCATTTCCAGAAGATCACCAACAAGGGTTTTGGCATCTCCCCAGCTCTCAGAGTCTGCAACAGCTACTGGACTCGGGAG AACCCCAACCTGAACAGTGCCCAGGCAGTGAATCAACTGCTGCTGGGAATGGCCTCCCagatttcagagatggaggacAGGATAGTGGTTGAAGATCTTAGGG ATTATTGGCCTGGCTCTGGCAAGTTCTCCCGCACAGACTACGTGGCCAGCAGCATCCAACGTGGCAGGGATATGGGGCTGCCCAGCTACAGTCAAGCTCTGCTAGCCTTGGGTTTAGAGAACCCGAAGAACTGGAGTTACCTCAACCCCAATGTGGACGCCCAG GTGCTGGAAGCCACAGCTGCCCTGTACAACCACGACCTGTCCCTGCTGGAGCTACTCCCTGGGGGACTCCTGGAGAGCCAGGGGGACCCCGGGCCCCTTTTCAGCGCCATAGTCCTAGACCAGTTTGTGCGTCTGCGGGATGGTGACCGTTACTGGTTTGAGAACACCAGGAATGG GCTGTTCTCCAGGGAAGAAATtgcagaaatcagaaacaccactCTGCGGGACGTGCTGGTGGCTGTCACTAACGTGGACCCCAGTGCCCTGCAGCCGAATGTCTTTATCTGGCATGAAG GTGCACCGTGTCCTCAGCCCTGGCAGCTCACAACTGATGATTTGCCACCCTGTGTGCCCATGATCGTGTTTGACTACTTCAAGGGCAGTGGTCCTGGTTTTGGTATCACCATCGTGGCTCTTTGCTGTCTTCCTCTAG TGAGTCTGCTTATCTCTGGGCTGGTGGCCCATTTCCGGAGCCGAGAACTCAAAAGGTTAcaaaagaaaggcaaagagaGTATgaagagggaggcagccaaagatGGAGTACCAG cgatggagtggccaggccctagGGAGAAGAGCTACCCCATCACCATTCAGCTGCTCCCGGACAGGTGTCTTCAGGTTCTGGATAGGCGTCTCTCTGTGCTGCGCACCATCCAGCTGCGGCCCCTGCAGCAGGTCAACCTCATTCTGTCCAGCAACCGTGGACGTCGCACCCTGCTGCTCAAGATCCCCAAGGAGTATGACCTG GTGCTGCTGTTCAACTCCGAGGAGGAGCGAGGAACCTTCGTGCAGCATCTGCAAGGCTTTTGTGTGCACTGGGCTCTGGGCCTCCACGTGGCTGAGATGGGCGAGAATGAGCTGTTCCGGAAGGCTGTGACCAAGCAGCAGCGGGGCCGCATCCTGGAAGTCTTCTTTAGACACCTCTTTGCCCAG GTGCTGGACATCGACCAGGCTGATGCAGGGGCTCTGCCCCTGGACTCGTCACAGAAGGTACGAGAGGCCCTGACATGTGAGCTGAGTAGGGCTGAGTTTGCCGAGTCCCTGGGCCTCAAGCCCCAGGACATGTTTGTGGAGTCCATGTTCTCTCTGGCTGACAAAGATGGCAATGGCTACCTGTCCTTCCGGGAGTTCCTGGACATCCTGGTGGTCTTCATGAAAG gCTCCCCAGAGGACAAGTCCCGTTTGATGTTCACCATGTATGACCTGGATGCAAATGGCTTTCTCTCCAAGGAGGAATTCTTCACCATGATGCG GTCCTTCATCGAGATCTCCAACAACTGCCTGTCCAAGGCCCAGCTGGCGGAGGTGGTGGAGTCCATGTTCCGGGAGTCGGGCTTCCAGGACAAGGAGGAGCTGACATGGGAGGACTTCCACTTCATGCTGCGGGACCATGACAGCGAGCTCCGCCGCACGCAGCTCTGCGTCAGAGGTGAAGGT GGCA GTGTTGGAGACATCTTTAAACCAAGGATCAGCTGTCGAGTTTCATTCATCACTCGAACTCCTGGAGAACG CTCCTGCTCCCAGGGAGTGGGGCTCCCTGCCTCAGAAGCCCCAGAGCTGGGAGGCCCCGGGCTGAAGAAGAGGTTTGGCAAAAA GGCAGCGGTGGCCTCTCCGCCGCTGTACACGGAGGCGCTGCAGGAGAAGAGGCAGAGGGGCCTGCTGGCCCAGAAGCTGCAGCAGTACAAGCGCTTCGTGGAGAACTACCGGCGGCACATCGTGTGCATCGCGGTCTTCTCAGCCATCTGTGCGGGCCTGTTTGCAGAGCGCGCCTACT ACTACGCCTTTGACTCGCCCCCCTCGGGCATTGCACAGACCACCTTTGTGGGCATCATCCTGTCGCGGGGCACGGCCGCCAGCATCTCCTTCATGTTCTCCTACATCCTGCTCACCATGTGCCGCAACCTCATCACCTTCCTGCGGGAGACCTTCCTCAACCGCTACGTGCCCTTCGACGCCGCCGTGGACTTCCATCGCTGGATCGCCATGGCTGCCGTTGTCCTGGCTG TTCTGCACAGCGCTGGCCACGTGGTCAATGTCTACATCTTCTCAGTCAGCCCCCTCAGCCTGCTGGCCTGCATCTTCCCCAGCGTCTTTGTGAATGATGG GTCCCAGTTTCCCCAGAAGTTCTACTGGTGGTTCTTCCAGACAGTCCCAG GTATGACGGGAGTGCTTCTGCTCCTGGTCCTGGCCATCATGTATGTCTTCGCCTCCCACCACTTCCGGCGCCGCAGCTTCCGGGGCTTCTGGCTGACCCACCACCTCTACATCCTGCTCTACATCCTG ATCATCATCCATGGCAGCTTCGGCCTGATCCAGCTGCCTCGTTTCCACATCTACTTCCTGGTCCCGGCACTAATCTATGGGGGGGACAAGCTGGTGAGCCTGAGCCGGAAGAAGGTGGAGATCAGCGTGGTAAAGGCCGAGCTGCTGCCTTCAG GAGTGACCCACCTGCAGTTCCAGCGGCCCCAAGGCTTTGAGTACAAGTCAGGACAGTGGGTGCGGATCGCCTGCCTGGCACTGGGGACCACCGAGTACCACCCATTCACACTGACTTCTGCACCCCATGAGGACACGCTCAGCCTGCACATCCGGGTGGCAGGGCCCTGGACCACTCGCCTCAGGGAGATCTACTCACCCCCGATCAACGGCTCTGCCAGATACCCAAAG CTGTACCTTGATGGACCATTTGGAGAGGGCCACCAGGAGTGGCATAAATTTGAGGTGTcagtgctggtgggagggggcatTGGGGTCACCCCCTTTGCCTCCATCCTCAAAGACCTGGTCTTCAAGTCATCCTTGGGCAGCCAAATGCTCTGTAAAAAG ATCTACTTCATCTGGGTGACACGGACCCAGCGGCAGTTCGAGTGGCTGGCTGACATCATCCGGGAGGTGGAGGAGAATGACCACCAGGACCTGGTGTCCGTGCACATCTACATCACCCAGCTGGCTGAGAAGTTCGACCTCAGGACCACCATGCTG TACATCTGTGAGCGGCACTTCCAGAAGGTGCTGAACCGGAGTCTGTTCACGGGCCTGCGCTCCGTCACCCACTTTGGTCGCCCCCCTTTTGAGCCCTTCTTCAACTCCCTGCAGGAGGTTCACCCAAAG GTACGAAAGATCGGGGTATTCAGCTGCGGCCCTCCAGGAATGACCAAGAATGTAGAGAAGGCCTGTCAGCTCATCAACAGGCAGGACCAGGCTCACTTCATGCACCACTATGAGAACTTCTGA
- the DUOX2 gene encoding dual oxidase 2 isoform X1 has protein sequence MLHARPETLMLLGALLTGSLHLAGGEDALSLPWEVQRYDGWFNNLRHHQRGAAGCRLRRLVPANYADGVYQALGEPQLPNPRRLSDAATRGRAGLASRRNRTVLGVFFGYHVLSDLVSIERPGCPAEFLNIRVPPGDPVFDPDQRGDVVLPFQRSRWDPKTGQSPSNPRDLTNEVTGWLDGSAIYGSSHSWSDALRSFSGGQLASGTDPAFPRDAQEPLLMWSAPDPATGQRGPRGLYAFGAERGNREPFLQALGLLWFRYHNLCAQRLAREHPRWGDEELFQHARKRVIATYQNIALYEWLPSFLQTTPPEYTGYRPFLDPSISPEFLAASEQFLSTMVPPGVYMRNASCHFQKITNKGFGISPALRVCNSYWTRENPNLNSAQAVNQLLLGMASQISEMEDRIVVEDLRDYWPGSGKFSRTDYVASSIQRGRDMGLPSYSQALLALGLENPKNWSYLNPNVDAQVLEATAALYNHDLSLLELLPGGLLESQGDPGPLFSAIVLDQFVRLRDGDRYWFENTRNGLFSREEIAEIRNTTLRDVLVAVTNVDPSALQPNVFIWHEGAPCPQPWQLTTDDLPPCVPMIVFDYFKGSGPGFGITIVALCCLPLVSLLISGLVAHFRSRELKRLQKKGKESMKREAAKDGVPAMEWPGPREKSYPITIQLLPDRCLQVLDRRLSVLRTIQLRPLQQVNLILSSNRGRRTLLLKIPKEYDLVLLFNSEEERGTFVQHLQGFCVHWALGLHVAEMGENELFRKAVTKQQRGRILEVFFRHLFAQVLDIDQADAGALPLDSSQKVREALTCELSRAEFAESLGLKPQDMFVESMFSLADKDGNGYLSFREFLDILVVFMKGSPEDKSRLMFTMYDLDANGFLSKEEFFTMMRSFIEISNNCLSKAQLAEVVESMFRESGFQDKEELTWEDFHFMLRDHDSELRRTQLCVRGEGVGDIFKPRISCRVSFITRTPGERSCSQGVGLPASEAPELGGPGLKKRFGKKAAVASPPLYTEALQEKRQRGLLAQKLQQYKRFVENYRRHIVCIAVFSAICAGLFAERAYYYAFDSPPSGIAQTTFVGIILSRGTAASISFMFSYILLTMCRNLITFLRETFLNRYVPFDAAVDFHRWIAMAAVVLAVLHSAGHVVNVYIFSVSPLSLLACIFPSVFVNDGSQFPQKFYWWFFQTVPGMTGVLLLLVLAIMYVFASHHFRRRSFRGFWLTHHLYILLYILIIIHGSFGLIQLPRFHIYFLVPALIYGGDKLVSLSRKKVEISVVKAELLPSGVTHLQFQRPQGFEYKSGQWVRIACLALGTTEYHPFTLTSAPHEDTLSLHIRVAGPWTTRLREIYSPPINGSARYPKLYLDGPFGEGHQEWHKFEVSVLVGGGIGVTPFASILKDLVFKSSLGSQMLCKKIYFIWVTRTQRQFEWLADIIREVEENDHQDLVSVHIYITQLAEKFDLRTTMLYICERHFQKVLNRSLFTGLRSVTHFGRPPFEPFFNSLQEVHPKVRKIGVFSCGPPGMTKNVEKACQLINRQDQAHFMHHYENF, from the exons aTGCTCCACGCAAGACCAGAGACACTGATGCTCCTGGGAGCTCTACTGACTGGATCCCTGCATCTGGCGG GCGGCGAGGACGCACTCTCACTGCCCTGGGAAGTGCAGCGCTATGACGGCTGGTTCAACAACCTGAGGCACCACCAGCGAGGCGCGGCAG GCTGCCGATTGCGACGCCTCGTACCAGCCAATTACGCGGACGGTGTGTATCAAGCTCTGGGAGAGCCGCAGCTGCCCAACCCGCGCCGACTCAGCGACGCCGCCACGCGGGGCAGAGCCGGGCTGGCATCCCGCCGCAACCGCACCGTGCTGGGGGTCTTCTTTG GCTACCACGTGCTCTCGGACCTGGTGAGCATAGAGAGACCTGGCTGCCCCGCCGAGTTCCTCAACATCCGGGTCCCGCCCGGAGACCCCGTGTTCGACCCCGACCAGCGCGGGGACGTGGTGCTGCCCTTCCAGAGGAGCCGCTGGGACCCCAAGACCGGACAGAGCCCCAGCAACCCCCGGGACCTG ACCAACGAGGTGACGGGCTGGCTGGACGGCAGCGCCATCTATGGCTCCTCGCACTCCTGGAGCGACGCGCTGCGGAGCTTCTCTGGGGGACAGCTGGCGTCGGGGACCGACCCCGCCTTCCCCCGGGACGCGCAGGAGCCCCTGCTCATGTGGAGCGCGCCCGACCCCGCCACGGGACAGCGCGGGCCGCGGGGCCTGTACG CCTTCGGGGCAGAGCGAGGGAACCGCGAGCCCTTCCTGCAGGCGCTGGGCCTGCTCTGGTTCCGCTACCACAACCTGTGCGCACAGAGGCTGGCCCGCGAGCACCCGCGCTGGGGGGACGAGGAGCTGTTCCAGCACGCGCGCAAGAGGGTCATTGCCACCTACCAG AACATTGCTCTGTATGAGTGGCtgcccagcttcctgcagactaCACCCCCAGAATATACAG GGTACCGCCCTTTCCTGGACCCCAGCATCTCTCCAGAGTTCCTGGCAGCCTCTGAACAGTTCCTGTCCACCATGGTGCCCCCTGGCGTCTACATGAG AAATGCCAGCTGTCATTTCCAGAAGATCACCAACAAGGGTTTTGGCATCTCCCCAGCTCTCAGAGTCTGCAACAGCTACTGGACTCGGGAG AACCCCAACCTGAACAGTGCCCAGGCAGTGAATCAACTGCTGCTGGGAATGGCCTCCCagatttcagagatggaggacAGGATAGTGGTTGAAGATCTTAGGG ATTATTGGCCTGGCTCTGGCAAGTTCTCCCGCACAGACTACGTGGCCAGCAGCATCCAACGTGGCAGGGATATGGGGCTGCCCAGCTACAGTCAAGCTCTGCTAGCCTTGGGTTTAGAGAACCCGAAGAACTGGAGTTACCTCAACCCCAATGTGGACGCCCAG GTGCTGGAAGCCACAGCTGCCCTGTACAACCACGACCTGTCCCTGCTGGAGCTACTCCCTGGGGGACTCCTGGAGAGCCAGGGGGACCCCGGGCCCCTTTTCAGCGCCATAGTCCTAGACCAGTTTGTGCGTCTGCGGGATGGTGACCGTTACTGGTTTGAGAACACCAGGAATGG GCTGTTCTCCAGGGAAGAAATtgcagaaatcagaaacaccactCTGCGGGACGTGCTGGTGGCTGTCACTAACGTGGACCCCAGTGCCCTGCAGCCGAATGTCTTTATCTGGCATGAAG GTGCACCGTGTCCTCAGCCCTGGCAGCTCACAACTGATGATTTGCCACCCTGTGTGCCCATGATCGTGTTTGACTACTTCAAGGGCAGTGGTCCTGGTTTTGGTATCACCATCGTGGCTCTTTGCTGTCTTCCTCTAG TGAGTCTGCTTATCTCTGGGCTGGTGGCCCATTTCCGGAGCCGAGAACTCAAAAGGTTAcaaaagaaaggcaaagagaGTATgaagagggaggcagccaaagatGGAGTACCAG cgatggagtggccaggccctagGGAGAAGAGCTACCCCATCACCATTCAGCTGCTCCCGGACAGGTGTCTTCAGGTTCTGGATAGGCGTCTCTCTGTGCTGCGCACCATCCAGCTGCGGCCCCTGCAGCAGGTCAACCTCATTCTGTCCAGCAACCGTGGACGTCGCACCCTGCTGCTCAAGATCCCCAAGGAGTATGACCTG GTGCTGCTGTTCAACTCCGAGGAGGAGCGAGGAACCTTCGTGCAGCATCTGCAAGGCTTTTGTGTGCACTGGGCTCTGGGCCTCCACGTGGCTGAGATGGGCGAGAATGAGCTGTTCCGGAAGGCTGTGACCAAGCAGCAGCGGGGCCGCATCCTGGAAGTCTTCTTTAGACACCTCTTTGCCCAG GTGCTGGACATCGACCAGGCTGATGCAGGGGCTCTGCCCCTGGACTCGTCACAGAAGGTACGAGAGGCCCTGACATGTGAGCTGAGTAGGGCTGAGTTTGCCGAGTCCCTGGGCCTCAAGCCCCAGGACATGTTTGTGGAGTCCATGTTCTCTCTGGCTGACAAAGATGGCAATGGCTACCTGTCCTTCCGGGAGTTCCTGGACATCCTGGTGGTCTTCATGAAAG gCTCCCCAGAGGACAAGTCCCGTTTGATGTTCACCATGTATGACCTGGATGCAAATGGCTTTCTCTCCAAGGAGGAATTCTTCACCATGATGCG GTCCTTCATCGAGATCTCCAACAACTGCCTGTCCAAGGCCCAGCTGGCGGAGGTGGTGGAGTCCATGTTCCGGGAGTCGGGCTTCCAGGACAAGGAGGAGCTGACATGGGAGGACTTCCACTTCATGCTGCGGGACCATGACAGCGAGCTCCGCCGCACGCAGCTCTGCGTCAGAGGTGAAG GTGTTGGAGACATCTTTAAACCAAGGATCAGCTGTCGAGTTTCATTCATCACTCGAACTCCTGGAGAACG CTCCTGCTCCCAGGGAGTGGGGCTCCCTGCCTCAGAAGCCCCAGAGCTGGGAGGCCCCGGGCTGAAGAAGAGGTTTGGCAAAAA GGCAGCGGTGGCCTCTCCGCCGCTGTACACGGAGGCGCTGCAGGAGAAGAGGCAGAGGGGCCTGCTGGCCCAGAAGCTGCAGCAGTACAAGCGCTTCGTGGAGAACTACCGGCGGCACATCGTGTGCATCGCGGTCTTCTCAGCCATCTGTGCGGGCCTGTTTGCAGAGCGCGCCTACT ACTACGCCTTTGACTCGCCCCCCTCGGGCATTGCACAGACCACCTTTGTGGGCATCATCCTGTCGCGGGGCACGGCCGCCAGCATCTCCTTCATGTTCTCCTACATCCTGCTCACCATGTGCCGCAACCTCATCACCTTCCTGCGGGAGACCTTCCTCAACCGCTACGTGCCCTTCGACGCCGCCGTGGACTTCCATCGCTGGATCGCCATGGCTGCCGTTGTCCTGGCTG TTCTGCACAGCGCTGGCCACGTGGTCAATGTCTACATCTTCTCAGTCAGCCCCCTCAGCCTGCTGGCCTGCATCTTCCCCAGCGTCTTTGTGAATGATGG GTCCCAGTTTCCCCAGAAGTTCTACTGGTGGTTCTTCCAGACAGTCCCAG GTATGACGGGAGTGCTTCTGCTCCTGGTCCTGGCCATCATGTATGTCTTCGCCTCCCACCACTTCCGGCGCCGCAGCTTCCGGGGCTTCTGGCTGACCCACCACCTCTACATCCTGCTCTACATCCTG ATCATCATCCATGGCAGCTTCGGCCTGATCCAGCTGCCTCGTTTCCACATCTACTTCCTGGTCCCGGCACTAATCTATGGGGGGGACAAGCTGGTGAGCCTGAGCCGGAAGAAGGTGGAGATCAGCGTGGTAAAGGCCGAGCTGCTGCCTTCAG GAGTGACCCACCTGCAGTTCCAGCGGCCCCAAGGCTTTGAGTACAAGTCAGGACAGTGGGTGCGGATCGCCTGCCTGGCACTGGGGACCACCGAGTACCACCCATTCACACTGACTTCTGCACCCCATGAGGACACGCTCAGCCTGCACATCCGGGTGGCAGGGCCCTGGACCACTCGCCTCAGGGAGATCTACTCACCCCCGATCAACGGCTCTGCCAGATACCCAAAG CTGTACCTTGATGGACCATTTGGAGAGGGCCACCAGGAGTGGCATAAATTTGAGGTGTcagtgctggtgggagggggcatTGGGGTCACCCCCTTTGCCTCCATCCTCAAAGACCTGGTCTTCAAGTCATCCTTGGGCAGCCAAATGCTCTGTAAAAAG ATCTACTTCATCTGGGTGACACGGACCCAGCGGCAGTTCGAGTGGCTGGCTGACATCATCCGGGAGGTGGAGGAGAATGACCACCAGGACCTGGTGTCCGTGCACATCTACATCACCCAGCTGGCTGAGAAGTTCGACCTCAGGACCACCATGCTG TACATCTGTGAGCGGCACTTCCAGAAGGTGCTGAACCGGAGTCTGTTCACGGGCCTGCGCTCCGTCACCCACTTTGGTCGCCCCCCTTTTGAGCCCTTCTTCAACTCCCTGCAGGAGGTTCACCCAAAG GTACGAAAGATCGGGGTATTCAGCTGCGGCCCTCCAGGAATGACCAAGAATGTAGAGAAGGCCTGTCAGCTCATCAACAGGCAGGACCAGGCTCACTTCATGCACCACTATGAGAACTTCTGA